Proteins from a single region of Streptomyces spectabilis:
- a CDS encoding esterase/lipase family protein — protein MLPWRRALRAFTAALLIAGAATLTPTAAAAASASAAPSSARGWNDYDCEPSAAHPRPVVLVHGTFANSVDNWLVLAPYLVGRGYCVFSLDYGQLPHVPFFHGLGPVAKSAEQLDTYVDKVLAATGADEVDLVGHSQGGMMPRHYLKFLGGAPKVNALIGLAPDNHGTTLLGLTKLLPYFPGIEALLTTATPSLADQIAGSPFLTRLNAGGDTVPGVRYTVIATRYDEVVTPYRSQFLDGPNVRNVLVQDLCPVDLSEHVAVGVLDRVAHHEVANALDPAHATPTTCLS, from the coding sequence ATGCTGCCCTGGAGACGAGCGCTGCGCGCGTTCACCGCCGCCCTGCTGATCGCGGGCGCCGCCACACTCACCCCCACCGCCGCGGCCGCCGCATCCGCCTCCGCCGCGCCCTCCTCGGCGCGCGGCTGGAACGACTACGACTGCGAGCCGTCCGCCGCCCACCCCCGCCCGGTCGTCCTCGTCCACGGCACCTTCGCGAACTCCGTGGACAACTGGCTCGTCCTCGCGCCCTACCTGGTGGGCCGCGGCTACTGCGTCTTCTCGCTCGACTACGGCCAACTGCCGCACGTGCCCTTCTTCCACGGCCTCGGCCCCGTCGCGAAGTCCGCCGAACAGCTCGACACCTACGTCGACAAGGTCCTCGCGGCCACCGGGGCCGACGAGGTCGACCTCGTCGGGCACTCGCAGGGCGGCATGATGCCCCGCCACTACCTGAAGTTCCTCGGCGGCGCCCCGAAGGTCAACGCGCTGATCGGCCTCGCGCCCGACAACCACGGCACGACCCTGCTCGGCCTGACCAAGCTCCTGCCGTACTTCCCGGGCATCGAGGCCCTGCTCACCACGGCGACGCCGAGCCTGGCCGACCAGATCGCGGGGTCGCCGTTCCTGACCAGGCTGAACGCGGGCGGCGACACCGTGCCCGGAGTGCGCTACACCGTCATCGCCACCCGGTACGACGAGGTGGTCACCCCGTACCGCTCGCAGTTCCTCGACGGGCCGAACGTGCGCAACGTCCTGGTGCAGGACCTGTGCCCCGTGGACCTCTCCGAGCACGTGGCCGTCGGGGTCCTGGACCGGGTCGCCCACCACGAGGTGGCCAACGCGCTCGACCCGGCCCACGCGACCCCGACGACCTGTCTGTCCTAG
- a CDS encoding pentapeptide repeat-containing protein — protein MAATPHRAAPAPRDLADLPYAHRLDVFAEELERDGDHESVHFDGGGFVGLDGGGTVFLECAFSAVAFEGGRYRRARFNDVWAHQTRWVGVDLAETQWTDCEAGAGLLAGVELHGSRLRRVVFHQCKFDSVNLRGAELRDVTFADCLLRDVDFSGARLAGVAFPGTTLERVRFDNVTVDRADLSGAAALGIASGLDALRGATISGLQLVELAPALAVTLGLEVKD, from the coding sequence ATGGCCGCGACCCCGCACCGCGCCGCCCCCGCCCCCCGCGACCTCGCGGACCTGCCGTACGCGCATCGGCTCGACGTGTTCGCGGAGGAGTTGGAGCGTGACGGCGACCACGAGTCCGTGCACTTCGACGGCGGCGGCTTCGTCGGCCTGGACGGGGGCGGCACCGTCTTCCTGGAGTGCGCCTTCTCCGCGGTCGCCTTCGAGGGCGGGCGCTACCGCCGGGCCCGCTTCAACGACGTCTGGGCGCATCAGACGCGCTGGGTGGGGGTCGACCTGGCCGAGACCCAGTGGACGGACTGCGAGGCGGGCGCGGGGCTGCTCGCCGGGGTGGAGCTGCACGGCTCGCGGCTGCGCCGGGTGGTGTTCCACCAGTGCAAGTTCGACTCCGTGAACCTGCGCGGGGCCGAGCTGCGCGACGTCACCTTCGCGGACTGCCTGCTGCGGGACGTCGACTTCAGCGGGGCGCGGCTGGCCGGGGTCGCTTTCCCCGGCACCACGCTGGAGCGCGTGCGCTTCGACAACGTCACCGTGGACCGGGCCGACCTCAGCGGCGCCGCGGCCCTCGGCATCGCCTCCGGGCTCGACGCGCTGCGCGGGGCGACGATCAGCGGTCTGCAACTGGTGGAGCTGGCACCGGCCCTCGCGGTGACGCTCGGCCTCGAAGTGAAGGACTGA